In Trifolium pratense cultivar HEN17-A07 linkage group LG7, ARS_RC_1.1, whole genome shotgun sequence, a genomic segment contains:
- the LOC123899163 gene encoding tRNA (guanine(9)-N1)-methyltransferase, which translates to MEPNGASEAVVPPPQKPETELTTENNTISSNPTLSKNAQKKLAKQQRWEAKKIEKKAAAKEQKKKELERKRKEWDESLANMSEEERTKLIESRISLRKERMEKTLEEKQCRKERLVKAKEHGQNVVVDLEFSHLMISSEIRSLVQQIMYCYAANGRCESPAHLWLTGCEGEMDDQLKKIPGFDKWIIEKEDKSYIEVLQDRKDDMVYLTADSETVLEELDLKKIYIIGGLVDRNRNKGITLEKAQKQGIQTAKLPIGNFLTMSSSQVLTVNQVLEIILKFLETRDWKTSFFAVIPQRKRTQADSEGNADNTVEEEKECEQNDDLMACKNQCVEEEEIEQKDDLMASKKQCVEEIPSNC; encoded by the exons ATGGAGCCAAACGGCGCCTCAGAAGCCGTAGTTCCACCGCCGCAGAAGCCTGAAACAGAACTAACCACCGAAAACAACACCATCTCCTCAAATCCAACACTATCAAAAAACGCACAGAAGAAGCTAGCGAAGCAACAGAGATGGGAAGCAAAGAAAATAGAGAAGAAAGCAGCGGCGAAAGAACAGAAGAAGAAAGAACTCGAACGGAAAAGGAAGGAATGGGATGAAAGTCTCGCTAATAtgagtgaagaagaaagaacgaAGTTAATTGAATCGCGAATTAGTCTCCGGAAAGAGAGAATGGAAAAAACTTTAGAAGAGAAACAATGCAGAAAAGAGAGACTTGTTAAAGCTAAAGAACATGGACAAAACGTCGTCGTTGATCTTGAATTCTCTCATCTCATGATTTCTTCAGAAATTCGTAGCCTCGTTCAACAG ATAATGTATTGCTATGCGGCGAATGGAAGGTGTGAGTCCCCCGCACATCTTTGGCTAACTGGCTGCGAAGGAGAGATGGATGATCAATTGAAAAAGATACCGGGATTTGATAAGTGGATAATTGAGAAGGAAGATAAGTCATATATTGAAGTATTGCAAGATCGTAAGGATGATATGGTGTATCTAACGGCTGATTCGGAGACTGTTCTTGAAGAGCTTGATttgaaaaagatatatataattgGTGGGTTAGTGGATAGGAATCGGAATAAGGGGATAACTCTGGAGAAAGCACAAAAGCAAGGAATTCAAACGGCTAAACTCCCTATTGGTAATTTCTTGACGATGTCCAGTTCCCAG GTTCTTACTGTGAATCAAGTTTTAGAAATAATTCTCAAGTTTCTAGAGACAAGGGATTGGAAAACTTCTTTCTTTGCGGTTATCCCTCAGAGGAAAAGAACTCAAGCTGATTCAGAAGGAAATGCGGATAATACTGTAGAGGAAGAGAAAGAGTGCGAACAAAATGATGATCTAATGGCATGCAAAAATCAATGTGTTGAAGAGGAAGAGATTGAGCAAAAAGATGATCTAATGGCAAGTAAAAAGCAATGTGTTGAGGAGATCCCTTCTAACTGTTAG